Proteins from a genomic interval of Arachis hypogaea cultivar Tifrunner chromosome 10, arahy.Tifrunner.gnm2.J5K5, whole genome shotgun sequence:
- the LOC112715486 gene encoding protein LATERAL BRANCHING OXIDOREDUCTASE 1 — MGDLGEFDSSFIQALEHRPKPNATEAQGIPLIDLSPISCHEDVETNSETDPASIEELVKQVGSACKKWGFFQVINHGVPLDRRQRIEAVAREFFAQSLEEKRRVKRDEVKIMGYYDREHTKNVRDWKEVFDFGVEDPTLVAASTDPDDDSVAYWTNQWPEYPPKFRETCEEYTRDVGKLIMKLMELIALSLGLKAKRFHEYFKDQTSTIRLNYYPPCPSPELALGVGRHRDNGVLTVLAQDEVGGLQVKRRTDGEWIGVKPTPGAFIINVGDIMQVWTNEAYRSAEHRVVVNSVKERLSIPFFLNPAHYTEVKPLEELIDEEHPPKYRPYVWGKFQVIRKRSNFIKLNVDNIQIDDFRIAP, encoded by the exons ATGGGTGACTTGGGAGAGTTTGATTCATCATTCATTCAGGCCTTAGAACACAGGCCGAAACCCAATGCTACTGAAGCACAAGGGATACCCTTGATTGATCTCTCACCCATTAGTTGCCATGAAGATGTTGAAACAAACTCAGAAACTGACCCTGCTTCCATTGAGGAGCTTGTCAAACAGGTTGGAAGTGCCTGCAAGAAGTGGGGTTTCTTCCAGGTGATCAATCATGGGGTGCCTCTTGATAGGCGCCAGAGGATCGAAGCGGTGGCGAGGGAGTTCTTTGCGCAGAGTTTGGAGGAGAAGAGGAGGGTGAAGAGGGATGAGGTGAAGATAATGGGATACTATGATAGAGAACACACAAAGAATGTTAGGGATTGGAAGGAAGTGTTTGATTTTGGTGTTGAGGATCCAACTTTGGTTGCAGCCTCAACTGATCCTGATGATGATAGTGTTGCTTATTGGACTAATCAGTGGCCTGAATACCCACCCAAGTTCag GGAAACTTGCGAAGAATACACTAGGGATGTTGGCAAGTTGATAATGAAGTTGATGGAGCTTATAGCACTAAGCCTAGGCTTGAAAGCAAAGAGGTTCCATGAATATTTCAAAGATCAAACAAGTACCATTCGACTCAACTACTACCCACCATGCCCTTCCCCTGAACTCGCTCTTGGGGTTGGACGCCACAGGGACAATGGAGTCTTAACAGTGCTAGCTCAAGATGAAGTTGGAGGTCTTCAAGTTAAGCGACGAACAGATGGAGAGTGGATCGGAGTGAAGCCCACACCAGGTGCCTTTATCATCAATGTTGGTGACATAATGCAG GTGTGGACCAATGAGGCTTACAGAAGTGCAGAGCACAGAGTGGTAGTGAATTCTGTGAAGGAGAGGCTTTCAATTCCATTCTTCCTCAACCCAGCTCACTACACTGAGGTGAAGCCACTTGAGGAGCTCATAGATGAGGAACACCCTCCCAAGTATAGGCCATATGTTTGGGGCAAGTTTCAAGTTATTAGAAAGCGGAGTAACTTCATCAAACTCAACGTTGATAACATCCAAATTGATGATTTCAGGATAGCACCTTAA